Proteins encoded by one window of Salvia splendens isolate huo1 chromosome 7, SspV2, whole genome shotgun sequence:
- the LOC121811063 gene encoding ferrochelatase-2, chloroplastic-like, giving the protein MEAATTALIMPQMNINNNSTPLRSEAKLTAARPNTYAISSPNGKRNHVARGLSMSPQVQDGVVGRTLCSARVSTYPTEIIESHSMTAEERIGVILLNLGGPDTLHDVQPFLFNLFADPDIIRLPRLFGFLQRPLAQLISTLRAPKSKEGYAAIGGGSPLRRITDEQANAIKLALQGKDVPANVYVAMRYWHPFTEEAVHQIKRDRITRLVVLPLYPQYSISTTGSSIRVLRDMFRNDEYLSGVPVAIIQSWYQREGYIKSMADLIEKELQTFPKPDEAMIFFSAHGVPVSYVENAGDPYRDQMEDCIFLIMQELKARGVPNDHTLAYQSRVGPVQWLKPYTDEVLVELGKQGIKSLLAVPVSFVSEHIETLEEIDMEYKELALESGIIHWGRVPALNCTSSFINDMADAVIEALPSAMEISPSAAAEEADDGLLSYVVKLLFGSILAFFLLLSPKVKSAFKN; this is encoded by the exons ATGGAGGCGGCAACTACCGCGCTGATTATGCCTCAGATGAATATCAACAACAATTCTACGCC GTTGCGTTCGGAGGCTAAATTAACAGCAGCTCGCCCTAACACATACGCAATTTCTAGTCCAAACGGTAAGAGAAATCACGTTGCTAGAGGGTTATCCATGAGCCCTCAGGTGCAGGATGGCGTAGTTGGAAGAACACTCTGCTCTGCGAGAGTGTCCACGTACCCGACTGAAATAATTGAGTCACATTCCATGACAGCAGAGGAAAGGATAGGAGTGATTCTTCTTAATCTTGGAGGGCCAGATACTCTACATGATGTTCAGcctttcttgttcaatttgTTTGCTGATCCA GACATTATTCGTCTTCCAAGGTTGTTCGGGTTCCTTCAACGTCCCTTGGCACAGCTGATTTCAACGTTGAGAGCTCCCAAGAGCAAGGAAGGGTATGCTGCCATTGGAGGTGGTTCGCCTCTGCGTAGAATTACTGATGAGCAG GCTAATGCGATCAAGTTGGCTCTGCAAGGTAAGGATGTTCCTGCTAACGTGTACGTGGCAATGCGTTATTGGCACCCTTTTACAGAGGAAGCAGTTCATCAG ATTAAGAGAGACAGGATCACAAGGCTTGTGGTATTGCCATTATACCCTCAATATTCCATTTCAACAACAGGGTCAAGCATCCGTGTCCTACGCGACATGTTTAG GAATGATGAATATCTATCTGGAGTACCTGTTGCTATCATACAGTCGTGGTATCAACGAGAAGGCTACATCAAGTCTATGGCTGACTTGATTGAAAAGGAATTACAGACGTTTCCAAAACCAGATGAG GCTATGATATTTTTTAGTGCCCACGGAGTTCCTGTCAGTTACGTTGAGAATGCTGGTGATCCTTATAGAGACCAGATGGAAGACTGTATTTTCTTGATAATGCAAGAACTCAAAGCTAGAGGAGTTCCCAATGATCATACACTGGCTTACCAG AGCCGTGTTGGACCTGTGCAATGGTTGAAGCCCTATACCGATGAAGTTCTTGTTGAGCTTGGCAAACAGGGCATCAAATCCTTACTGGCTGTTCCTGTGAG TTTCGTAAGTGAGCATATAGAAACTCTTGAAGAGATCGACATGGAGTACAAAGAACTGGCTCTGGAATCAGGAATCATCCATTGGGGCCGTGTCCCAGCTTTAAACTGTACTTCATCGTTCATCAATGACATGGCGGATGCAGTGATTGAAGCCCTGCCTTCAGCTATGGAAATATCACCCTCTGCTGCTGCCGAGGAAGCAGATGATGGGCTGTTGTCATATGTTGTCAAGCTACTGTTTGGCTCTATATTGGCATTCTTTTTGCTTCTGTCACCAAAAGTTAAATCTGCATTTAAGAACTAG
- the LOC121741573 gene encoding glycosyltransferase-like protein gnt13: protein MERKNSQATNRDGLLYRSLSKSAATTSSDFVLQWGNRKRLRCMKFHAKGATTNDPGGSDPSQRAAARVDRRVVRSDLLTNNNNNTSKIPIPNPPTITNGYLNLRHRFASPSDRILRNSEREIGMRGNNNGVRGLASPDTGERKATSTSNNAHHSHHHNNKTNNSNHNHENHHHQGGGGGGSGSSENAHDAKKGDGDAAAQPPVVWPKFVIALTNKEKEEDFMAIKGSKLPQRPKKRAKLIQRTLNLVSPGTWLCDLTLERYEVREKKVSKKRPGGLRAMGNMIESDSE, encoded by the exons ATGGAGAGGAAGAATTCGCAAGCGACCAATAGAGATGGTTTGCTGTACAGATCACTATCCAAGTCAGCCGCTACGACGTCGTCAGACTTCGTGCTGCAGTGGGGGAATCGGAAAAGGTTACGCTGTATGAAGTTCCACGCTAAGGGCGCTACAACTAACGACCCGGGCGGTTCGGATCCGTCTCAGCGAGCAGCGGCCCGCGTGGACCGGCGGGTCGTTAGATCTGATCTTCTCACCAATAACAATAACAACACTAGCAAAATTCCGATCCCGAATCCGCCTACTATCACCAATGGCTATCTGAACCTCCGCCACCGCTTCGCCTCGCCTTCTGATCGAATTCTCAG AAATTCAGAGAGAGAAATTGGTATGAGAGGGAATAACAATGGAGTGAGGGGGTTGGCCTCTCCAGATACAGGTGAAAGAAAAGCCACATCTACTAGCAATAATGCTCATCATAGCCACCACCATAATAACAAGACCAATAATAGCAATCACAATCATGAAAACCACCATCACCAgggcggcggtggaggtggtTCTGGGTCATCGGAGAACGCCCATGATGCCAAAAAGGGCGACGGCGACGCAGCGGCACAACCGCCCGTGGTGTGGCCCAAGTTTGTGATCGCCTTGACCAacaaggagaaggaggaggatttCATGGCAATTAAAGGGTCCAAGCTCCCTCAACGCCCCAAGAAGCGAGCTAAGTTGATTCAACGCACACTCAAT CTTGTGAGTCCGGGTACTTGGCTATGCGATTTGACCCTCGAACGTTACGAGGTCCGCGAGAAGAAGGTTTCCAAGAAG agACCAGGAGGGTTGAGAGCTATGGGAAACATGATCGAATCAGACTCCGAGTAG
- the LOC121740788 gene encoding uncharacterized protein LOC121740788 isoform X1 → MGFKYLMILLLLPTILCSRKEPLKLDRKSKIQKNHAILSIHSEDGDIIDCIDIYKQPAFDHPALKDHKIQMSPSQSHEDVAVQSETGRGSRVSMTSQLWHKNGSCPKGTVPIRRAKDKHLPNYGRKKAMFSHHNGSIGQTWLRPNYALGILHTEGYAYIGGKADMLVQYPKVELDDEYSTSRVALKTGPYYDFEAMEAGWQVNPTVYGDRKTRLFVYWTIDAANKTGCFDLTCPGFVQTSSEIALGAVIYPIAEPNDLPYQITIFIYRDPYTGNWWMQYGEQTNIGYWPPELFVRIRNQAETVQWGGEVHSKRVGVHPHTATAMGSGQWPFPTLHNSGLMTRMRVLLGNVLKFPDWAYVYADEYRCYDVVYVSDYVYDPEFYFGGPGKSWECP, encoded by the exons ATGGGATTCAAATATTTGATGATTTTGCTTTTATTACCAACAATTTTATGTAGCAGAAAGGAGCCTTTGAAACTTGACAGGAAAagtaaaattcaaaaaaatcatGCAATTTTGAGCATTCAT AGTGAAGATGGAGATATCATTGATTGCATAGATATCTACAAGCAGCCAGCTTTTGATCATCCTGCTTTAAAGGATCACAAAATCCAA ATGAGCCCGAGCCAAAGCCACGAGGATGTGGCAGTGCAGAGTGAGACGGGCAGAGGCTCTCGTGTATCCATGACATCACAATTATGGCACAAAAACGGGAGCTGCCCGAAGGGAACAGTCCCCATCAGGAGAGCAAAGGATAAGCATCTTCCCAACTATGGGAGGAAAAAGGCCATGTTTTCCCACCACAATGGCAGCATTGGGCAGACTTGGCTGCGCCCTAACTACGCT TTGGGAATACTTCACACGGAAGGATATGCCTACATCGGGGGTAAAGCAGATATGCTTGTTCAATATCCAAAAGTTGAGCTAGACGATGAGTACTCGACTTCAAGGGTGGCGCTCAAGACCGGACCTTACTACGACTTTGAGGCCATGGAGGCGGGCTGGCAG GTGAATCCTACTGTGTATGGAGACAGGAAGACAAGGCTGTTTGTTTATTGGACA ATTGATGCTGCCAACAAAACAGGCTGCTTTGATCTAACCTGCCCCGGATTCGTGCAAACGAGCAGCGAGATAGCCCTGGGTGCAGTCATATATCCCATTGCAGAGCCGAACGACCTCCCATACCAAATAACCATCTTCATCTACAGA GATCCATACACGGGCAACTGGTGGATGCAATACGGAGAGCAGACCAACATCGGGTACTGGCCACCGGAGCTGTTTGTGAGGATAAGGAATCAAGCAGAGACGGTCCAGTGGGGCGGGGAGGTGCACAGCAAGAGAGTCGGGGTGCATCCTCACACGGCCACAGCAATGGGCAGCGGGCAGTGGCCGTTCCCGACGCTCCATAACTCGGGCCTCATGACAAGGATGAGAGTGTTGTTAGGAAATGTCTTGAAGTTCCCGGATTGGGCGTACGTGTATGCTGATGAGTATAGATGCTACGATGTTGTGTACGTCAGTGATTATGTTTATGATCCTGAGTTTTACTTTGGAGGCCCTGGTAAAAGCTGGGAATGCCCTTAA
- the LOC121740788 gene encoding uncharacterized protein LOC121740788 isoform X2 has product MSPSQSHEDVAVQSETGRGSRVSMTSQLWHKNGSCPKGTVPIRRAKDKHLPNYGRKKAMFSHHNGSIGQTWLRPNYALGILHTEGYAYIGGKADMLVQYPKVELDDEYSTSRVALKTGPYYDFEAMEAGWQVNPTVYGDRKTRLFVYWTIDAANKTGCFDLTCPGFVQTSSEIALGAVIYPIAEPNDLPYQITIFIYRDPYTGNWWMQYGEQTNIGYWPPELFVRIRNQAETVQWGGEVHSKRVGVHPHTATAMGSGQWPFPTLHNSGLMTRMRVLLGNVLKFPDWAYVYADEYRCYDVVYVSDYVYDPEFYFGGPGKSWECP; this is encoded by the exons ATGAGCCCGAGCCAAAGCCACGAGGATGTGGCAGTGCAGAGTGAGACGGGCAGAGGCTCTCGTGTATCCATGACATCACAATTATGGCACAAAAACGGGAGCTGCCCGAAGGGAACAGTCCCCATCAGGAGAGCAAAGGATAAGCATCTTCCCAACTATGGGAGGAAAAAGGCCATGTTTTCCCACCACAATGGCAGCATTGGGCAGACTTGGCTGCGCCCTAACTACGCT TTGGGAATACTTCACACGGAAGGATATGCCTACATCGGGGGTAAAGCAGATATGCTTGTTCAATATCCAAAAGTTGAGCTAGACGATGAGTACTCGACTTCAAGGGTGGCGCTCAAGACCGGACCTTACTACGACTTTGAGGCCATGGAGGCGGGCTGGCAG GTGAATCCTACTGTGTATGGAGACAGGAAGACAAGGCTGTTTGTTTATTGGACA ATTGATGCTGCCAACAAAACAGGCTGCTTTGATCTAACCTGCCCCGGATTCGTGCAAACGAGCAGCGAGATAGCCCTGGGTGCAGTCATATATCCCATTGCAGAGCCGAACGACCTCCCATACCAAATAACCATCTTCATCTACAGA GATCCATACACGGGCAACTGGTGGATGCAATACGGAGAGCAGACCAACATCGGGTACTGGCCACCGGAGCTGTTTGTGAGGATAAGGAATCAAGCAGAGACGGTCCAGTGGGGCGGGGAGGTGCACAGCAAGAGAGTCGGGGTGCATCCTCACACGGCCACAGCAATGGGCAGCGGGCAGTGGCCGTTCCCGACGCTCCATAACTCGGGCCTCATGACAAGGATGAGAGTGTTGTTAGGAAATGTCTTGAAGTTCCCGGATTGGGCGTACGTGTATGCTGATGAGTATAGATGCTACGATGTTGTGTACGTCAGTGATTATGTTTATGATCCTGAGTTTTACTTTGGAGGCCCTGGTAAAAGCTGGGAATGCCCTTAA
- the LOC121741080 gene encoding protein EARLY FLOWERING 3-like, translating into MKRGKDEGKITGPMFPRLHVNDTEKGGPRAPPRNKMALYEQLSIPSQRSSHSLPSNSEHGVANERSTFVPYHLPARHPPSEKLYSQFSDFVTPSAQEGQRKKLDEEDFRVPIFNHSFQSRECGKYGGNVEQEKAPLSNPSDAAERPSKFHKYRKQVGNSQTEEKSKETATGTDQVSNSSSISRAEGPKKPTASSVSREQRDTRSNANVEPEVRADLEHARNRCVNSALAESSAALDERISAGSYLSRDQRNPRDMGNEARPLEKSFRSVPMSNLERDDSASEISVMESVATVDMTPDDVVGVIGQKHFWKARKAILNQQRVFAVQVFELHRLVKVQKSIAESPQLLVDDSDFIDKPTLKVLPGAKIALPAPVKAMPNVSKQISEPEKPCPNKEISAENTTRKASFSSIQNDASRPSGQPATGNSPAPSLTSNPNAAPWCFNQPPGHQWLIPVMTPSEGLVYKPYPGPGFVGGGGPPGPNPAMGSFLTPQYGIPAQHPHPHYQPPLFPPSGPSGPHGYFPTYGMLPIMNAAAMSNSSVEQMNPRPIPSQASAGEASASIQHHNVSSTPPRHKKRTFADGMSSLHAPRDAADPPVRAFADRASSPVERVQDSRGSNDAEWSNELPLFPTAPSSDARRCSPARPEPGCPTQVIKVVPHNARSASESAARIFQSIQEERKQYDFV; encoded by the exons atgaagagagggaaaGATGAAGGGAAGATCACAGGGCCTATGTTTCCAAGGCTTCATGTGAATGATACTGAGAAAGGAGGGCCAAGAGCTCCTCCTAGGAATAAGATGGCTCTTTATGAACAGCTCAGCATTCCTTCCCAGAGATCCAGCCATTCTCTTCCTTCGAATTCGGAGCAC GGGGTTGCAAACGAAAGGAGTACGTTTGTCCCGTATCATCTGCCTGCTCGACATCCACCATCAGAGAAGCTATACAGCCAATTTTCTGACTTCGTTACTCCATCAGCGCAAGAGGGCCAGAGAAAGAAATTGGACGAAGAAGACTTCAGAGTTCCCATTTTCAACCACTCCTTCCAAAGTCGAGAATGTGGTAAGTATGGTGGTAATGTGGAACAGGAGAAGGCCCCTCTTTCGAACCCTTCTGATGCTGCTGAGCGCCCTTCGAAATTCCATAAATACAGAAAGCAAGTAGGTAACAGCCAGACGGAAGAGAAGTCGAAAGAGACTGCCACTGGCACTGATCAAGTATCGAATTCGTCTAGCATCTCGAGGGCCGAAGGTCCGAAGAAGCCAACTGCTTCATCTGTGAGCCGTGAACAAAGAGATACTCGTTCCAATGCTAACGTGGAGCCAGAGGTCCGTGCTGATTTGGAGCATGCTCGAAACCGATGCGTTAACTCTGCGTTGGCGGAGAGTTCTGCAGCATTAGATGAAAGAATTTCTGCTGGATCTTATCTTTCAAGGGATCAGAGAAATCCTCGTGACATGGGAAACGAGGCAAGGCCTCTAGAAAAATCATTTAGATCGGTGCCGATGAGCAACTTGGAGAGGGATGACAGTGCGTCCGAGATTTCTGTGATGGAGTCCGTCGCCACAGTGGATATGACACCCGATGACGTGGTCGGAGTGATAGGCCAGAAACATTTTTGGAAAGCCCGGAAAGCCATCCTTAA TCAACAAAGAGTTTTTGCTGTTCAAGTATTCGAGCTGCATCGACTGGTAAAG GTTCAGAAATCCATTGCTGAGTCGCCACAGCTTTTGGTTGACGACTCGGATTTCATCGACAAACCTACGTTGAAGGTCTTGCCCGGGGCGAAAATTGCGTTGCCTGCTCCTGTGAAAGCAATGCCTAATGTTTCCAAGCAAATAAGCGAACCCGAGAAGCCGTGCCCGAACAAGGAAATCTCGGCAGAAAACACAACCAGAAAAGCCTCGTTTTCATCCATCCAGAACGACGCCTCCCGGCCGAGCGGCCAGCCGGCGACGGGCAACTCCCCCGCCCCGTCTCTCACCAGCAATCCGAATGCGGCGCCATGGTGCTTCAATCAACCTCCGGGGCACCAGTGGCTGATCCCTGTGATGACTCCTTCAGAAGGATTGGTATACAAGCCGTATCCCGGGCCGGGCTTCGTCGGTGGAGGCGGGCCGCCTGGTCCAAACCCGGCAATGGGCAGCTTCTTGACTCCGCAGTACGGGAttccagctcaacatccacatcCTCACTATCAGCCGCCACTGTTCCCTCCATCCGGGCCGTCCGGCCCGCACGGCTACTTCCCGACGTACGGCATGCTGCCGATCATGAACGCCGCCGCAATGTCAAATTCGTCCGTCGAGCAAATGAACCCTCGGCCTATCCCAAGTCAAGCTTCGGCTGGCGAAGCCAGCGCCAGCATCCAACATCACAACGTGTCTTCGACGCCGCCACGCCACAAGAAACGGACATTCGCGGATGGGATGAGCAGCTTGCACGCGCCTAGGGATGCCGCCGACCCTCCCGTACGAGCTTTTGCAGATAGGGCGAGTAGCCCGGTCGAGAGAGTGCAGGATAGTAGAGGAAGCAATGACGCGGAATGGTCGAACGAGCTGCCACTTTTCCCCACGGCTCCATCTTCCGACGCCCGTCGATGCAGCCCAGCTCGGCCTGAGCCCGGCTGCCCGACACAGGTGATCAAGGTTGTGCCGCATAATGCAAGATCAGCATCTGAATCTGCTGCTAGAATTTTTCAATCCATACAGGAAGAAAGAAAACAGTATGATTTTGTGTGa
- the LOC121741081 gene encoding vacuolar protein sorting-associated protein 32 homolog 2-like, which translates to MFTRIFGKPKQETNALATLDKLNETLEMLEKKEKVLLKKAAGEIEKAKEFTKAKNKRAAIQCLKRKRLYEQQIEQLGNFQLRIHDQMIMLEGAKATTETVDALRTGAAAMKAMQKAVNIDDVDKTMDEINEQTENMKLIQEALSTPIGAAADFDEDELEAELEELEGAELEEQLLQPATTAPAAPIRVPAGRQSANKVEDEDDELAELQREMAL; encoded by the exons ATGTTTACGCGGATATTTGGAAAGCCGAAGCAAGAGACAAATGCTCTTGCAACATTAGATAAGTTGAATGAG ACTCTTGAGATGCTGGAGAAAAAAGAGAAGGTTCTGTTGAAAAAGGCTGCTGGAGAAATTGAAAAGGCCAAAGAATTCACTAAAGCTAAAAATAAAAGGG CTGCTATACAATGTTTGAAAAGGAAAAGGCTTTACGAGCAACAAATAGAACAGCTGGGGAATTTTCAGTTACGCATTCATGATCAG ATGATAATGCTAGAGGGAGCAAAAGCTACAACAGAAACTGTTGATGCCCTGAGAACTGGAGCTGCTGCAATGAAAGCCATGCAGAAGGCCGT GAATATCGATGATGTGGACAAAACAATGGATGAGATCAACGAGCAGACTGAAAATATGAAACTAATTCAAGAAGCATTGTCGACACCAATTGGTGCAGCAGCTGATTTTGATGAG GATGAATTGGAAGCTGAACTCGAAGAACTTGAAGGAGCCGAGCTGGAGGAACAGCTTCTCCAACCTGCAACAACAGCCCCTGCTGCCCCCATTCGAGTGCCTGCTGGAAGGCAATCAGCAAACAAAGTTGAAGATGAAGACGACGAACTTGCTGAACTACAAAGGGAAATGGCCCTTTAA
- the LOC121742089 gene encoding zinc finger CCCH domain-containing protein 23-like — MMMTGDRPRSNPTVQIPSWDHNYMEDPTAHIQSPISAALSSQYDAALAALQRYLPGNRDDDGVPGFDDSGDAFSCDDFRMFEFKVRRCAIARSHDWTDCPFAHPGEKARRRDPRRHHYSGGACPDFRRTGDCARGDACEYAHGVFESWLHPARYRTQPCKDGTGCRRRVCFFAHTAEQLRILPLTTSPDASPVGIGGGAFGNSPAMYSPPSPTAGSPPSLSLSSVTESMRCLQLSKMKMGMGLSMSPPSWGIGLGLGQGSPRSPRAGFMSLPTTPIRSQTWSGLSAFDAWGGGALHEEEPVMERVESGQQLRERLYAKLVRENSLDRGRVNSARPDFG, encoded by the coding sequence atgaTGATGACCGGAGATCGTCCTCGGTCAAATCCGACCGTCCAAATCCCAAGCTGGGATCACAACTACATGGAGGATCCGACGGCCCACATTCAATCCCCAATTTCCGCCGCCCTAAGCAGCCAATACGACGCGGCGCTGGCGGCGCTGCAGCGCTACCTCCCCGGGAACCGCGACGACGACGGCGTCCCCGGCTTCGATGACTCCGGCGACGCCTTCTCCTGCGACGACTTCCGCATGTTCGAGTTCAAGGTGCGCCGCTGCGCGATCGCGCGGTCGCACGACTGGACGGACTGCCCCTTCGCTCATCCAGGCGAGAAGGCGCGCCGCCGCGATCCCCGCCGCCACCACTACTCCGGCGGCGCGTGCCCCGACTTCCGCCGCACCGGGGACTGCGCGCGCGGCGACGCCTGCGAGTACGCGCACGGCGTGTTCGAGTCGTGGCTCCACCCGGCGCGCTACCGCACGCAGCCGTGCAAGGACGGCACCGGCTGCCGCCGCCGCGTCTGCTTCTTCGCGCACACGGCGGAGCAGCTCAGGATCCTGCCGCTGACCACCAGCCCCGACGCTTCGCCGGTAGGGATCGGCGGCGGCGCGTTCGGAAACTCACCGGCGATGTACTCTCCGCCGTCGCCGACCGCCGGATCTCCTCCGTCGTTGAGTCTGAGCTCGGTCACCGAGTCAATGCGGTGCCTGCAGCTGAGCAAGATGAAAATGGGGATGGGGCTAAGCATGAGCCCGCCCTCATGGGgaatcgggctcgggctcgggcagGGCTCTCCCCGGAGTCCTCGAGCCGGGTTCATGAGTCTCCCCACCACTCCAATCAGGTCACAAACTTGGTCCGGACTCAGCGCGTTCGATGCATGGGGCGGCGGCGCCTTGCACGAGGAGGAGCCGGTGATGGAGCGGGTGGAGTCGGGGCAGCAGCTGCGCGAGAGGCTCTACGCGAAGCTCGTTCGAGAGAACTCTCTCGATCGCGGACGAGTCAACTCGGCGAGGCCGGATTTTGGGTGA